In one Gopherus evgoodei ecotype Sinaloan lineage chromosome 1, rGopEvg1_v1.p, whole genome shotgun sequence genomic region, the following are encoded:
- the GPM6B gene encoding neuronal membrane glycoprotein M6-b isoform X5, with translation MGCFECCIKCLGGVPYASLVATILCFSGVALFCGCGHVALTGTVSILEQHFSTNSSDHALLSEVIQLMQYVIYGIASFFFLYGIILLAEGFYTTSAVKELHGEFKTTACGRCISGMFVFLTYVLGVAWLGVFGFSAVPVFMFYNIWSTCEVIKSLQTNMTASGDQICVDVRQYGIIPWNAVPGRACGPILENICNTNEFYMSYHLFIVACAGAGATVIALIHFLMILSSNWAYLKDASKMQAYQDIKAKEEQELQDIQSRSKEQLNSYT, from the exons GTTGCTTTGAATGTTGTATTAAGTGCCTGGGAGGAGTTCCATATGCTTCACTTGTGGCAACCATTCTCTGCTTTTCTGGGGTAGCACTGTTTTGTGGCTGTGGTCATGTGGCTCTCACTGGAACCGTATCTATCCTTGAACAACACTTCTCCACAAATTCCAGTGACCATGCTTTGCTGAGTGAAGT CATACAGCTAATGCAGTATGTAATCTATGGCAttgcatcattttttttcttatatggaATAATCCTTTTGGCAGAAGGTTTTTATACAACAAGTGCTGTGAAGGAACTGCATGGTGAGTTCAAAACAACAGCCTGTGGCCGATGCATCAGTGGAATG TTTGTTTTCCTCACATATGTGCTTGGAGTGGCCTGGCTTGGGGTCTTTGGCTTTTCTGCTGTGCCTGTCTTTATGTTCTATAACATATGGTCAACTTGTGAAGTCATCAAATCACTCCAGACAAATATGACAGCTTCAGGGGACCAGATCTGTGTGGATGTCAGGCAATACG GTATCATCCCTTGGAATGCTGTACCAGGCAGGGCTTGTGGTCCAATTTTAGAGAACATCTGCAACACAAATGAG TTCTACATGTCCTATCACCTGTTCATTGTGGCCTGTGCTGGAGCTGGTGCCACTGTCATAGCCCTG ATCCACTTCCTCATGATACTGTCTTCTAACTGGGCCTACTTAAAGGATGCAAGCAAAATGCAAGCTTACCAAGATATCAAAGCAAAAGAAGAGCAGGAGCTTCAAGATATCCAGTCTCGGTCAAAAGAGCAACTCAATTCATACACATAA
- the GPM6B gene encoding neuronal membrane glycoprotein M6-b isoform X4, protein MKPAMETAVEENTEQSQEKKGCFECCIKCLGGVPYASLVATILCFSGVALFCGCGHVALTGTVSILEQHFSTNSSDHALLSEVIQLMQYVIYGIASFFFLYGIILLAEGFYTTSAVKELHGEFKTTACGRCISGMFVFLTYVLGVAWLGVFGFSAVPVFMFYNIWSTCEVIKSLQTNMTASGDQICVDVRQYGIIPWNAVPGRACGPILENICNTNEFYMSYHLFIVACAGAGATVIALIHFLMILSSNWAYLKDASKMQAYQDIKAKEEQELQDIQSRSKEQLNSYT, encoded by the exons GTTGCTTTGAATGTTGTATTAAGTGCCTGGGAGGAGTTCCATATGCTTCACTTGTGGCAACCATTCTCTGCTTTTCTGGGGTAGCACTGTTTTGTGGCTGTGGTCATGTGGCTCTCACTGGAACCGTATCTATCCTTGAACAACACTTCTCCACAAATTCCAGTGACCATGCTTTGCTGAGTGAAGT CATACAGCTAATGCAGTATGTAATCTATGGCAttgcatcattttttttcttatatggaATAATCCTTTTGGCAGAAGGTTTTTATACAACAAGTGCTGTGAAGGAACTGCATGGTGAGTTCAAAACAACAGCCTGTGGCCGATGCATCAGTGGAATG TTTGTTTTCCTCACATATGTGCTTGGAGTGGCCTGGCTTGGGGTCTTTGGCTTTTCTGCTGTGCCTGTCTTTATGTTCTATAACATATGGTCAACTTGTGAAGTCATCAAATCACTCCAGACAAATATGACAGCTTCAGGGGACCAGATCTGTGTGGATGTCAGGCAATACG GTATCATCCCTTGGAATGCTGTACCAGGCAGGGCTTGTGGTCCAATTTTAGAGAACATCTGCAACACAAATGAG TTCTACATGTCCTATCACCTGTTCATTGTGGCCTGTGCTGGAGCTGGTGCCACTGTCATAGCCCTG ATCCACTTCCTCATGATACTGTCTTCTAACTGGGCCTACTTAAAGGATGCAAGCAAAATGCAAGCTTACCAAGATATCAAAGCAAAAGAAGAGCAGGAGCTTCAAGATATCCAGTCTCGGTCAAAAGAGCAACTCAATTCATACACATAA
- the GPM6B gene encoding neuronal membrane glycoprotein M6-b isoform X6, translating into MKPAMETAVEENTEQSQEKKGCFECCIKCLGGVPYASLVATILCFSGVALFCGCGHVALTGTVSILEQHFSTNSSDHALLSEVIQLMQYVIYGIASFFFLYGIILLAEGFYTTSAVKELHGEFKTTACGRCISGMFVFLTYVLGVAWLGVFGFSAVPVFMFYNIWSTCEVIKSLQTNMTASGDQICVDVRQYGIIPWNAVPGRACGPILENICNTNEFYMSYHLFIVACAGAGATVIALLIYMMATTYNYAVLKFKSREDCCTKF; encoded by the exons GTTGCTTTGAATGTTGTATTAAGTGCCTGGGAGGAGTTCCATATGCTTCACTTGTGGCAACCATTCTCTGCTTTTCTGGGGTAGCACTGTTTTGTGGCTGTGGTCATGTGGCTCTCACTGGAACCGTATCTATCCTTGAACAACACTTCTCCACAAATTCCAGTGACCATGCTTTGCTGAGTGAAGT CATACAGCTAATGCAGTATGTAATCTATGGCAttgcatcattttttttcttatatggaATAATCCTTTTGGCAGAAGGTTTTTATACAACAAGTGCTGTGAAGGAACTGCATGGTGAGTTCAAAACAACAGCCTGTGGCCGATGCATCAGTGGAATG TTTGTTTTCCTCACATATGTGCTTGGAGTGGCCTGGCTTGGGGTCTTTGGCTTTTCTGCTGTGCCTGTCTTTATGTTCTATAACATATGGTCAACTTGTGAAGTCATCAAATCACTCCAGACAAATATGACAGCTTCAGGGGACCAGATCTGTGTGGATGTCAGGCAATACG GTATCATCCCTTGGAATGCTGTACCAGGCAGGGCTTGTGGTCCAATTTTAGAGAACATCTGCAACACAAATGAG TTCTACATGTCCTATCACCTGTTCATTGTGGCCTGTGCTGGAGCTGGTGCCACTGTCATAGCCCTG CTGATCTACATGATGGCTACCACATATAACTATGCTGTTTTGAAGTTTAAGAGTCGGGAAGATTGCTGCACTAAATTCTAA